Proteins encoded together in one Alphaproteobacteria bacterium window:
- a CDS encoding polysaccharide deacetylase family protein, whose protein sequence is MSFGRPHLEPLEGKPLMVHIVVNVEHWPFDQKMPRTILPPPHGLDQVPDVPNFAWAEYGLRCGIPRILTLLEDRTLPASASINASVIEAYPSCAEAILEAGWEFVGHGMHQRSIQDAGDEAAVIELALDKIARFAGRRPRGWLGPGLRESFETPDLLKAAGIEYLFDWVIDDLPSWLDTASGPLLSMPYTLELNDSVIYAVERHPSPEIYRRFTDTLEVFDWELRQQPRVLTLGLHPHLIGVPHRFVYLQKILDVLLDREDVIFVTGGAIADWYVEAERSAMGRGRQ, encoded by the coding sequence ATGTCGTTTGGCCGTCCGCATCTTGAGCCGCTTGAAGGAAAGCCACTCATGGTTCATATCGTCGTCAACGTCGAACACTGGCCATTCGATCAGAAGATGCCGCGCACGATCCTTCCTCCACCCCATGGCCTCGACCAAGTGCCGGACGTGCCCAACTTCGCTTGGGCAGAGTACGGACTGCGTTGCGGTATCCCCCGCATCCTCACGCTCCTGGAGGACCGAACCCTTCCGGCTTCAGCGAGTATCAATGCAAGTGTGATTGAGGCCTATCCGTCCTGTGCGGAAGCAATTCTGGAGGCCGGCTGGGAATTTGTCGGCCACGGCATGCACCAGCGCTCGATCCAAGACGCTGGCGACGAGGCGGCAGTCATCGAATTGGCGCTCGACAAGATAGCGCGGTTTGCCGGACGCCGTCCGCGTGGTTGGCTCGGCCCCGGGCTCCGGGAATCGTTCGAGACGCCAGATCTTCTTAAAGCCGCGGGAATCGAGTACCTCTTCGATTGGGTAATCGACGATTTGCCAAGCTGGCTGGACACTGCAAGCGGCCCTCTTCTGTCGATGCCTTACACGCTCGAACTCAACGACAGCGTGATCTACGCGGTCGAGCGTCATCCCTCGCCGGAAATTTATCGCCGCTTCACCGATACACTCGAAGTCTTCGATTGGGAATTGCGGCAGCAACCGCGCGTGCTCACGTTGGGGCTTCATCCACACTTGATCGGTGTGCCCCATCGCTTCGTATATCTCCAGAAAATACTTGATGTGCTGCTCGACCGCGAAGACGTCATATTCGTGACGGGTGGCGCCATTGCCGATTGGTACGTCGAAGCCGAACGTAGCGCCATGGGGCGCGGCAGGCAGTGA
- a CDS encoding TspO/MBR family protein, with product MVLKTQASRINDLAWLAVSFVLVFTVYGFGRHASVGKVDQWYATLLKPEWAPPNSVLSSVWSVLYALMALAAWLVWRESGWRNGKRALLLYAGQLTFNFLWPILFFGLECPFAAMIDAMVLWAVLLATLLDFRLHSTLATAALVPYLLWVSYAVCLNSTVWRLNA from the coding sequence ATGGTACTAAAAACCCAAGCGAGCCGGATAAATGATCTCGCTTGGCTTGCCGTCTCTTTTGTCCTTGTCTTTACCGTTTACGGTTTCGGCAGACATGCCTCGGTTGGGAAAGTCGATCAATGGTATGCGACCCTTTTGAAGCCCGAGTGGGCGCCACCCAATTCTGTATTAAGTTCCGTCTGGTCGGTCCTCTACGCCTTAATGGCCTTGGCCGCATGGCTGGTTTGGCGCGAAAGCGGCTGGCGAAACGGCAAGCGAGCGTTGCTTCTTTACGCGGGACAGCTGACCTTCAATTTCCTTTGGCCAATTCTCTTCTTCGGGCTCGAATGTCCGTTTGCCGCAATGATAGATGCAATGGTTCTATGGGCCGTCCTGCTCGCGACTCTGCTCGATTTTCGCCTTCATTCGACCCTCGCAACGGCAGCCCTCGTGCCGTATCTCTTGTGGGTCAGCTATGCCGTTTGTCTCAATTCGACCGTCTGGCGGCTCAATGCTTGA